In a genomic window of Phyllostomus discolor isolate MPI-MPIP mPhyDis1 chromosome 5, mPhyDis1.pri.v3, whole genome shotgun sequence:
- the LOC114496903 gene encoding histone deacetylase complex subunit SAP18-like, producing the protein MGSSSSARCGSRKLELTSRGHRRKKAVESRVTQEEIKEPEKPIHREKTCPLLLCVFTTNDGRHHRRDEFSRGNVPSSELQIYIWMDATLKELTSLVKEVYPEARKKGTHFNFAIVFMDIKRPGYRVKEIGSTMSGRKGTDDSMTLQSQKFQIGDYLDIAITPPIRAPPPSGRMRPY; encoded by the exons ATGG gGTCTTCCAGTTCGGCTCGCTGCGGAAGTCGGAAGTTGGAGCTAACGTCTCGCGGCCACCGGAGGAAGAAGGCGGTGGAGTCGCGCGTCACCCAGGAGGAAATTAAGGAACCGGAAAAGCCAATCCACCGGGAGAAGACGTGCCCTCTGTTGCTCTGCGTCTTCACCACCAACGACGGGCGCCACCACCGCAGGGATGAGTTCTCTCGTGGGAACGTGCCTTCTAGCGAGTTGCAGATCTACATCTGGATGGATGCCACCTTGAAAGAGCTGACTAGTTTAGTAAAAGAAGTCTACCCAGAAGCCAGGAAGAAGGGCACACACTTCAATTTTGCAATTGTTTTTATGGATATTAAAAGACCTGGCTATCGAGTAAAGGAGATAGGCAGCACCATGTCTGGGAGAAAGGGGACTGATGATTCCATGACCCTGCAGTCGCAGAAATTTCAGATAGGAGATTATCTGGACATAGCAATCACCCCTCCGATTCGGGCACCGCCTCCTTCAGGGCGTATGAGGCCATATTAA